In one window of Bemisia tabaci chromosome 6, PGI_BMITA_v3 DNA:
- the rtv gene encoding UPAR/Ly6 domain-containing protein rtv isoform X1, which translates to MEFSLSPEFPKLVENIGPKEAKKEFFAGRVSKRCFSCRSRGELGSCKDKFKFTNASQIEEGQGVEVIPCASGWCGKVTEGSSSTFKNEEYDTATHRMCLQRGPSDDEEHCAETMVSRNKVFMCFCRGDLCNSADSHHSSLSIILVVTSAFLMYVLNGSLHS; encoded by the exons ATGGAGTTTTCCCTTTCTCCAGAGTTTCCCAAGTTGGTAGAAAACATTGGGCCAAAAGAAGCGAAGAAAGAATTCTTCGCTGGAA GAGTTTCGAAAAGATGCTTTTCCTGTCGGTCACGGGGTGAACTGGGTAGCTGCAAagataaattcaaatttacaaatgCTTCACAAATTGAAGAGGGCCAAGGAGTAGAAGTGATACCGTGTGCCTCTGGCTGGTGTGGGAAAGTCACGGAGGGAAGTTCAAGCACGTTTAAAAATGAAG agtacGATACTGCAACACACAGAATGTGCCTACAACGAGGGCCCTCAGATGATGAGGAGCATTGTGCTGAGACGATGGTCAGCCGCAACAAAGTTTTCATGTGCTTCTGTAGAGGAGACCTTTGCAATTCTGCCGATTCTCATCACAGTTCTCTTTCAATCATCCTTGTAGTAACCTCTGCTTTCTTAATGTATGTACTCAATGGCAGCCTACACTCATGA
- the rtv gene encoding UPAR/Ly6 domain-containing protein rtv isoform X2, translated as MMYYRIFCYKIYFVLISVITLASVTQGVSKRCFSCRSRGELGSCKDKFKFTNASQIEEGQGVEVIPCASGWCGKVTEGSSSTFKNEEYDTATHRMCLQRGPSDDEEHCAETMVSRNKVFMCFCRGDLCNSADSHHSSLSIILVVTSAFLMYVLNGSLHS; from the exons ATGATGTATTATAGAATATTTTGTTATAAAATTTATTTCGTCTTAATATCTGTGATTACTTTAGCAAGTGTAACACAAG GAGTTTCGAAAAGATGCTTTTCCTGTCGGTCACGGGGTGAACTGGGTAGCTGCAAagataaattcaaatttacaaatgCTTCACAAATTGAAGAGGGCCAAGGAGTAGAAGTGATACCGTGTGCCTCTGGCTGGTGTGGGAAAGTCACGGAGGGAAGTTCAAGCACGTTTAAAAATGAAG agtacGATACTGCAACACACAGAATGTGCCTACAACGAGGGCCCTCAGATGATGAGGAGCATTGTGCTGAGACGATGGTCAGCCGCAACAAAGTTTTCATGTGCTTCTGTAGAGGAGACCTTTGCAATTCTGCCGATTCTCATCACAGTTCTCTTTCAATCATCCTTGTAGTAACCTCTGCTTTCTTAATGTATGTACTCAATGGCAGCCTACACTCATGA